A segment of the Mercurialis annua linkage group LG4, ddMerAnnu1.2, whole genome shotgun sequence genome:
gaaataaattgtaactataattttatatttcttttcaaCACAAAACCACctcttaattaatatataaactattttaaaatttatattattccAAATGGAACTGAATTAGACATATTAATGAATACTTAATTAGTAGTGTTAAGCACATTTTCCCCTTCAAATGATTCTGAGAACttactaaatttaaatgaagataaatttgtttattttataaaccgTGAATGGTTTTTGGGGATCATTATTCTTATtaatagaaagaaaaattaCATCAATGATgcctgttttttttatttggtgttAAATTTTTATCCTTTTCTATCCTAgtgtgttttaatattttaaaatgtatgaaataagagattttagtaattttctttttttcagaCAAAATTTTAGTCATTTTCAGTTATTAGTGTGCTAAAGACAAAAATAAATCTctttttacttaaatttatatacttatataagtAAAAATTGCAAATTATGTGCGTGattatatatgatatatttataattgaaaaatctATATacattacaaaaattaaatactgatttaaaaaaaaaaaaagaagtttcAGATAGCGAAAGGTATAAAAAAGTTTAGAGACCCTGgcctaatttatttattttgattgaatcatttttattttggtaaatCAGTAGTTGCAATTTTATGAGCTTCGGGTTGTCTATATATCTCTCTCTTCCTACCTATAAAGTCAATTCTGGTTTATTGTTCTTTGAAAATGGGACTATGGACATTTTTTCCATAGATATTGTGGATGTGGTGTATTATCCAAACTAATTCATAatgatcataaaaaaaaataaaactcataaTGAGTAAGTCGACGCttaattataatttctttttcaaCAAAAACGAGATTCGAATACGAAACTCTAATGACCAACACCGAACTAAACTAAAAAGCCATATGTATTATTAGCTAAAAGACAATTATATCCACTATCGAAATTGAACTAACTAAAATCaatacattttttataaataaaaatcggTTTATTAATTTGGTTCGctttaattttagtttgatttttgcaCATCCATAAAAAAGAGATACCTAATGTTATTGTTACTATAGGCTATACCCAATGTGCTATCAAACGTATATCCATGTGTTAATTCTTCAATTTTGTTCTTAtaatttcgtttttttttttggtaagcccatccggttttcaaggcttcgccctgactaatccggatccgacccgtgtcgcgcacctggcatgctgggtgagtcttccagtgagaattttctgcattcacaaggactcgaacccgagaccttgcttaagcgataccaagccgcttaccacttggaccaactcccattggttaTATAATTCCGTTTTTAGCTTACCATGAAGAGATCAATTGAAATTAAGTACGTAATCATGATTAATTATGAAATTAAGAAAAGCTTTGATTTCTCTTGAATGGGTTCAGTATGTGGAACCAATGACATTAATAACCATCAAATCAATGTATTGTGTGCTTGTACTATCACAAAAAGTAATTGCATGTGATATCTTATCCAGCCAAGCCTTCTTATTTTGACTATAGTAATACTTTAATTATAACCTAAAGTCTTGATGCTAGATTACTGATGTATTTTACCGACCAACATCAAATTTATCAGTAACTGTAGCGACAAATTATTAGAGATGAAATGGCAACGGAAAAGATCGAACCGTCATAAAGAAACCATCAAAACTGGCCGAAGGTAATGGAGTTTGGACGGACTACTCCGTCGGCATTGTCTGTCACAAAATGCTTCTTGGAAGTTGGCAGCAATATTTCGCGACGGATACCGACAGTTTAATTATTTGTCTGAAATTAGCGACTGACTATAGACCATCGCGAACACAATATTAAAAGATTAATCcgtgaataaataaattataaccattttaatttaaattttttaagtgtTCTCGTGccgataaaaaaatatgaaaataagttATAAGCATACGATTTCAGAGTTTCATCAATACACTTAACTAAAGTGGCATAAGCATTTGGCAAGACTCCCTCTCCAAAAGCGTCAAAATCCACCATATCCGATTgttataaatgataaaaaaaatgaaatccattttaaaaattaaaacaaaatgtcAAAAAAGGAGGTTatgactataaaatttaaagttctgGAATTATTTTCGAAACCAGAACCGAAACATCAAAATATATAACTCGACAAATCTCCGTAGAACATAATAGAACGTATGTAAAgaacaattaataatatttcaaatcATGGTGGGTTTTGAGGACACATGACTAtagaaaacttaaaaataaaatagaagagGATGGAGGTCCAAACAAAAGTAATTCAGAAAATTAATGAAATCTTGCTGTTGTCTGATGTTCCCTTAACAAAAGTCCATGTTGATTAGATTGTCTGAATTTCAAAATAGTTTACAATTTGGAGGTTGGGGAgcatatttattaataattgaaGAGCACACTGTGATGTACTCCTTCTGTTTGCactaaaaacaaatttaaaatttcttttaatcATTTTTCCTTATTAATTACATtcccttttcttttcatttaaaattctCTATACTCAAAAACTATTTAAATgctttgattaaaaaaaactatttaaattaatcTCAACTAATCTTTAATCACCTTAATGGTGGAAAATAATTACCtctaaagtttaattattattgaagtgagaaagaaagaaaaaacccACCTTGAGTAGCAAATTCACCACTAATTCCCATTATCTTCAAGCTATTGACCTTCAGTTCCATATTTCATCTTCACAgtagaaatttaataaaataacagAAGAACTAGAAAGATTAAAACATAAGGAATCAATTAAAATACTGAGAAGAAAAATAGatctaaaatcatttttattcgataaaaaaaatgaaaagaaagctTATAAGAATTGAATATCTAATATATTAATTACAGTCTCATGCAAAATAGATAcagaatcaaaattataataatggaaATGATGTAATGAAGATGATGAGTTAAGGGTCTCCACGTTCACGCTCATGCCAGCAAATAAGCATGGCGATGCATCGGCGGAGAATGTAGAATTTGGCTCGTTGCTTCTTCACCAAGTGACTGCATTTCTGACCGAATGATCTGCAAGGCTCGCAGCTATTAAAGCTCGAGTTTCGTTCCGTATTAGGCATTCTTGTAAACACCTGATGAGCAATGTATTTATGGAAAGTGTTCTGTCACTAAAGAGTAGAAGCAGTAAATATTAAAGGTAGAGATGGAGAGATTTATGTatttatagatatatatatatagagagagagagagagaggaatatttttagttttaatttggaTGAACCTAGCTACTTTAGGGTTATGAAATTTTAAtgcattaaatttttattccaACTAGTATATGTTAGtactaaataatttttgatgaatttttttacttacataaaaacataGATACtcatcatattttatttattttaaaatcatgaaactatttattttattttatgatggatattaaattttatataatatgaaaaaaatcatgtACTTCTTAATTATCAATCACTTAAGCAATATATAGTCAAAAATATTCAGCAATCTCCTGctattgataaattaaaatttaaaagtcaattattttgttttttgataattaaaaggtCGATATTTTACGAAAAAATTACACTAAGTCCCTGatatttgtcataatttataattttgtctttcttatttgaaaatcaaataatataattttttatttatatttccataaatatttttagtctttttattcattttttttatgttagttAAGCaagtcaaaaaattaaattttagtttaatatttaaatttatttttaatataaatataaataaaacttatattttaatgaaattaaatgacttaataaatttatcttattttttataaatctttttaatttagtattatttttttttcaattttataaagtaagtaggaaaatttaaaaaactaaaataaaaaattattaaaagtataaacagtattataaaatattatttctatttctatttCTATCAAAAACGTACAAGTTCGAGGACTACactgaaaaaatatttatttttaatttatttttttaatttagttgactagtaccaaaaataaaaaaaattaaaatattaataaaaaaagttattccatttaatttttaaatataaaatacaaaactaTATATAAACTACATTATATGTGCGGAATATCCTATTAATTTGCTCAAAATTTGATAGACTTTTTTATTGACTATGTAAGTGGTGGTGTAATTGAATGAAAATAAGATTTATATTATTTCTGAGTCGCTCACTCTATTGGAATTAGGTATGGACTGTATCCACAAGTTGTCAGGGGAGAATGGTGCAGCATATGAACACACGGTATGGACCTATATTTCTTGCCATTTCACCTCTCGGACCCATCAGATTTATACAAAAATATAGATTCTTTTACCACACCATCTACATTTTAATATTGTAAACCTTCGTCACTCTTTCTATAGCTATGATCTGGTGCGAAAACTGAATATTAGTTATCTAATatagacaaaaataataattagaaatTAATCAACGGATTGGTcaaagtggtaagcggctttaTATCGCTTAAGTAAGGTTTTGGGTTCGAGtattgtgaatgcagaaaatcccTTTTAGCAGACTCACCCATGTCAGGTGCGCGATatgggtcggatccggattagtctaGGGTGAAATCCTGGAAACTGGATGGacaccaaaaaataataattaaaaattaaaacaattcggCCTAATAAATTTGTGTTTTCAGTCTTCACTTATGTTCGTTAAAATATGAACTACAGAGGAAATATAAATTCGCTTgtagaaatatataaatttgtttgTGGTATGGGTTTCAGAAAACTAAGCAAATGTCATAATatctatttaatattatttaattagtgtcaaaatatattaatagatGATGATGTATGtgtttaaaaatacaaatataaggATAAAgcgtaaatatttaaatataatagtaTTAAGGCCTAATGCCTAAAAAAATCCCGACTTTTTAGctccttttcaatcatactctaacgttgaaaactggtcaattttatcctatttttcatttttgtgtttcaattgtaccctgaaatattaaattgacgtcttttttatttagaaaaaattaaaaaacgttctccatgtctagcatatattaattgcatATGTtgcaaatttatttaaatttagttaaattaattaagaatttaaattagttttagttttattatgttttttagttagtttttaaaaataaaagacttatttgtacttttttcaatgaaaataaatttaactttatctttaaactgagttaattaaatgattcatcatttaaataaaaaaattgtaaaaaattaaaaaattaaggtaaaattgaaacggaaaaatgcaaaatatgataaaattgacaagttttcaacgttatggtagaattgaaaaaggTCTAAAACGccggattttttttaaagtattaggtctagtattaaatataaagtGAACATATAAAAGATACTATTAATTTGGGCTTTCTACACAAATCACTCAAAATAAGAGTCTATTAACATTTATACCtcagaaaaattaaatatgcaACAATCCctcaatttttcttaaaagttTACGTATCTATCTCAATACCCCAATATAAGGAATCTTTACAAAAAATAAGACACTTGTACCCTCACTAATAAACTTCAACAGAGCCTTCCATCACTTTTGTTGCAGACGTCATTCCACCGTCGCGTTGATTTTCTGGCACTGATCATGGTCGACGCTGCTTCTGCCGATACCAATATCGTTCCCGCCGTTGCTTCAGCGGAGATCGTTGTCGTCGTCACCGCTGCTTCAACCGCTGTTGTTGTCGTTACCGCCGTTGTTGTCGTTACCGCCATTGatacaatttattttgaatttctctcctaaattatttaaaaaatcttaaaatactACATTTAAGCATGTAATTCTTTAGATCTCGACAAAGGTGGAAGTTTCAAACATCGTGAATCGCGATGGCTCTTTTTTGCTTGTTTTATGGATCTGGATATTATCATGATTTTCAATTACTTTTCTTCTTCTCtcgtttttctttattttatggATAGTGTAGGTCATGTAATAGAtgattt
Coding sequences within it:
- the LOC126679060 gene encoding small polypeptide DEVIL 16 — its product is MPNTERNSSFNSCEPCRSFGQKCSHLVKKQRAKFYILRRCIAMLICWHERERGDP